DNA sequence from the Bacillus pumilus genome:
TGCTTCACCTTTTTATGATGCTTTAACAACTGAAAGGCAGCAAAAGCATCTTTCCGGTCCTCTCCGGCAAAGTCTTCGTTCCCTTCGCCTCCCTGATTTCCTCGGTAAAAGGGCGCAAATACAACAAATCCCTGCGCGGCAAATTGCACAATCCGGCCTGGTCTGACCATTCCCACATTTTTTATGCCGCCTCTTAAATACAAAAAGCCGTCATAGAGACCTTCTCCGGCCGGTTCTGCGAGCAGCCCTTTGATCCGAAGTCCATCTGCCTCATAGGTCACTGTAAATAAGTGAATATGCGGATGGGGGGACGGAAACCTTCTTTTTTCCACAATCACTTGATTTCTCTCCTTTTCATCTGTTCTTACGTCAAATGCTTGATGATCGCTTCTGCTACAAGCTGGCCTGATTTAGTCACCATCGGCGTGCCGCCGCCTGGATGACTCGTTCCTCCAACAAACCATAGCCCTTCAATGTCCTTTGACTGATTATTGATGCGGAAGAACGCCTGCTTGAACGAGTTGGAAGACATACCATAAATGGCTCCATGATATGCACCCGTTTTCTGCTGCAGATCAAGCGGAGTTTGAACCGCTTCATATTCGGCCACCTTATCCAGATCAAAGAGACCCTTTTCCTTTAATTTTGTTTTCATATGCTGCGGGTATGTCTCCTTTAGCATGTCCCAATCGTGTTCATTTGTCACATAAGGCGCATTCGCCAGTACAAACAAGTTGCTTCTTCCCGGTCCTCCGCTTAAAGCTGGTTCTGAATGACCTGAATAACAGATGTAAAGCGTTGGATCCTGAGGCAGTTGTTTTTTCTGAAAAATATCCTTGAATTCTTGCTCATAATTCTCTGGGAAAAACACATTGTGATGGGACAGCTGTTCATAGACTTTAGGTACACCTAATAAGAGAACAAAGCCAGATAGTGACGGTTCAATGGCAGTAAGCTTTTGATTTAAAAAGCTTGGGCGGTCTTTTTCATCAATCAGATTGCGGTAGACAGTCAGCGCGTCCGCTCCGGCAATGACTTGATCTGCTTCATACATCTGGTGAGCCGTTTCTACTCCTTTGATTCGCCGGTCCTTCACATGAATCTTGTTGACTTGTTCATTCAGGTGAATCTGTACTCCTAATTCCTTTGCCAAAGTCTCAAATGCTTCAACTAAACGATATGTACCGCCCTTTATGCCATATATCCCTTTCTCCCCTTCTAAATACGCCATCATATTAAAAATAGCCGGAGCCTGATAGGGAGAAGAGCCGATGTATGTAGCATACCGTCCAAACATCGCCAATGTATGCGGATGACGGAAATATTGACGCAGCAAGCGTTGAACGGTTGTAAACGGTTTGACAGAGAGAAGGGCTTTCACGAGCTTTACATCCGCCTTATCCTTCCACGTCAATAACAAACGATTTAAAAACTGATCCTCAGCCTTTTGAAAAAGCATCTTTGATTCCTGTAAAAATGCACGGTATTGCTTCGCATCCTCAGGACTGAATGCTGCAATTTGTGATTCCATCTGCTCAATA
Encoded proteins:
- a CDS encoding phytoene desaturase family protein, with product MKKVIIIGGGLGGLSAAIRLQSRGVQVTILEKEAALGGKLQRHQGAGYSFDLGPSTITMKSYFKEVFVSCHRRMEDYVTFYPISPLTKNVFSDGHTVEFTPNIEQMESQIAAFSPEDAKQYRAFLQESKMLFQKAEDQFLNRLLLTWKDKADVKLVKALLSVKPFTTVQRLLRQYFRHPHTLAMFGRYATYIGSSPYQAPAIFNMMAYLEGEKGIYGIKGGTYRLVEAFETLAKELGVQIHLNEQVNKIHVKDRRIKGVETAHQMYEADQVIAGADALTVYRNLIDEKDRPSFLNQKLTAIEPSLSGFVLLLGVPKVYEQLSHHNVFFPENYEQEFKDIFQKKQLPQDPTLYICYSGHSEPALSGGPGRSNLFVLANAPYVTNEHDWDMLKETYPQHMKTKLKEKGLFDLDKVAEYEAVQTPLDLQQKTGAYHGAIYGMSSNSFKQAFFRINNQSKDIEGLWFVGGTSHPGGGTPMVTKSGQLVAEAIIKHLT